A region from the Vicia villosa cultivar HV-30 ecotype Madison, WI linkage group LG3, Vvil1.0, whole genome shotgun sequence genome encodes:
- the LOC131661873 gene encoding uncharacterized protein LOC131661873, with protein sequence MDPNLEPVPITSQKHDPAWKHCQLFKNGEKVQLKCIYCLKMFKGGGIHRFKEHLACQKGNASMCSSVPADVRIHMQQSLDGVVVKKRKRQKIEDEIMNVNPLATVLNGGSNQMDVNHMVQGVGVHDSVEQNSGHMLLSSGDGMSKNVERRKKIRATKNPAVVVYQNSEAETVVASGEKNALFPKKVDNHVHMAIGRFLYDIGAPLDAVNSIYFEQMVEAIASGGSGFQRPSHHELRGWVLKNSVEDVKNDIDRCKMTWGRTGCSILVDQWSTEAGRILIRFLAYCPEGVVFLKSLDATEISTSAEYLYELIKQVVEEVGVGHIVQVITSGEEQYAVAGKRLTDAFPNIYWSPSAAHCIDLILEDFGNLEWISAAIEQAKTVTRFVYNYSAILNMVRRYTLGNDIVDPSSSRFTTNFTTLKRMVDLRHNLQAMVTSQEWMDCPYSKKTAGLEMLDILSNQTFWSSCEMIVRLTVPLLRVLRIASSEMRPAMGYTYAGMYRAKEAIKKALIKREDYMVYWNIMHQRWDRLWHHHLQAAGFFLNPKFFYSIQGDIHSEIPSGVLDCIERLVPDTRIQDKITKELHLYKSAAGDFGRKMAIRARDNLLPSEWWSTYGGGCPNLSRLAIRILSQTSSVIFCKRNQIPLEQIVNTRNYIERQHLTDLVFVHYNLRLRQLFMNKEQEYSDPLSFDNISNVEDWIRPRELYIEEYGNSDWMALDSSSVNTILLRPLNDEPEEICEGFDDHEIFLGLKDDENVNPGDSFENH encoded by the exons ATGGATCCAAATCTTGAACCGGTGCCAATTACTTCACAAAAACATGACCCTGCTTGGAAACATTGTCAGTTGTTTAAGAATGGTGAGAAAGTGCAACTCAAGTGTATTTATTGTCTTAAGATGTTCAAAGGTGGTGGGATTCATAGGTTTAAGGAACACCTTGCTTGTCAGAAAGGGAATGCTTCAATGTGTAGTAGTGTTCCTGCTGATGTTAGGATTCATATGCAGCAGAGTTTGGATGGGGTTGtggtgaagaagaggaagagacagAAGATTGAGGATGAGATTATGAATGTTAATCCTTTAGCTACTGTTTTGAATGGTGGTTCTAATCAGATGGATGTGAATCATATGGTGCAGGGTGTTGGAGTTCATGATTCAGTGGAACAAAATTCAGGTCACATGTTATTGTCTTCCGGTGATGGAATGAGTAAGAatgtagagagaaggaagaagatTAGAGCGACTAAGAATCCTGCGGTTGTGGTTTATCAAAACTCTGAGGCTGAGACTGTTGTTGCCTCCGGGGAGAAGAATGCATTGTTCCCGAAAAAAGtggataatcatgttcatatggcGATAGGAAGGTTTTTGTATGATATCGGTGCGCCTTTGGATGCTGTGAACTCAATCTATTTTGAGCAAATGGTTGAAGCAATCGCTTCTGGAGGGTCGGGTTTTCAACGTCCCTCGCACCACGAGCTTCGTGGTTGGGTTTTGAAAAATTCTGTGGAAGATGTGAAGAATGATATAGATAGATGCAAGATGACATGGGGCAGGACTGGCTGTTCCATTTTGGTTGATCAATGGAGTACAGAAGCTGGCAGAATACTGATACGTTTTTTGGCTTATTGTCCTGAAGGTGTAGTATTTCTGAAATCCTTGGATGCGACTGAGATATCGACATCAGCGGAGTATTTATACGAGTTGATAAAACAAGTAGTGGAAGAAGTTGGGGTTGGGCACATTGTGCAAGTGATTACATCGGGAGAAGAACAGTATGCTGTTGCCGGGAAAAGGCTGACCGATGCTTTTCCTAACATTTACTGGAGCCCTTCTGCAGCTCATTGCATTGATTTGATACTAGAAGATTTTGGAAATCTCGAGTGGATTAGTGCAGCAATTGAACAAGCTAAAACTGTAACGAGATTTGTCTACAATTACAGTGCGATTTTGAATATGGTTAGAAGGTATACTCTAGGGAATGATATTGTGGACCCCTCGTCCTCACGCTTCACGACAAACTTCACCACATTGAAACGAATGGTTGATCTTAGACACAATTTACAGGCCATGGTTACGTCTCAGGAATGGATGGATTGTCCATATTCAAAGAAAACAGCAGGCTTGGAAATGTTAGATATTTTAAGCAATCAAACGTTTTGGTCGTCGTGTGAAATGATTGTTCGTCTGACAGTTCCACTCTTGAGAGTTCTGAGAATAGCTTCGAGTGAGATGAGACCTGCAATGGGATACACTTATGCTGGCATGTACCGAGCAAAAGAAGCGATTAAAAAAGCGCTTATCAAGAGGGAGGATTATATGGTGTACTGGAATATTATGCATCAAAGATGGGATAGGCTTtggcatcatcatcttcaagctGCAGGCTTCTTTCTTAATCCGAAATTCTTCTATAGCATTCAAGGGGATATACACAGTGAGATTCCCTCTGGGGTGTTGGACTGCATAGAGAGATTGGTACCTGATACACGAATCCAAGATAAAATTACCAAAGAGTTACACTTGTACAAGTCAGCTGCAGGAGACTTTGGGAGAAAGATGGCAATCAGAGCTAGAGATAATTTGCTTCCTT CTGAATGGTGGTCGACATATGGAGGAGGCTGTCCTAACTTATCACGCTTAGCAATTCGTATTCTTAGTCAAACATCAAGTGTGATATTCTGCAAGAGAAACCAAATTCCTCTTGAACAAATAGTCAATACAAGGAATTATATAGAGCGCCAACATCTTACTGATCTGGTCTTTGTTCATTACAACCTCCGATTAAGACAACT GTTTATGAATAAAGAACAAGAATATAGTGACCCCTTGTCATTCGATAACATTTCTAATGTTGAAGACTGGATCAGGCCGCGGGAGTTATACATAGAAGAGTATGGGAACTCAGATTGGATGGCACTCGATTCGTCTTCCGTTAACACAATACTTTTAAGGCCTTTAAATGATGAACCTGAAGAAATTTGTGAAG GGTTTGATGATCATGAGATTTTCCTTGGTCTGAAAGACGATGAGAATGTAAATCCTGGTGACTCGTTCGAAAACCATTAG
- the LOC131658327 gene encoding thaumatin-like protein gives MDREEPIFVPILSSEAGVVVRDGNGTGIQLIIVNNCKESVWPGILSNGGKPTIQGGGFHLPSGEQFVIQLPNHWAGRIWGRQGCCFDETTGKGTCQTGDCGGQLKCKGTGGVPPATLVEMTLGTSDSPLHYYDVSLVDGFNLPMSMKPAGVGGGGGGCGDAACAADLNGCCPSSLVVKHDGKVVGCKSACLATKSDKYCCTGEFADPKSCKPTMFARVFKSVCPRAYTYAYDDLTGLMSCLANRYAITFCPPP, from the exons ATGGACCG GGAAGAACCGATATTCGTGCCGATCCTCTCCTCCGAAGCCG GTGTTGTTGTTAGAGATGGGAATGGAACAGGAATACAGCTGATAATTGTAAACAACTGCAAAGAGAGTGTATGGCCAGGAATTCTCAGCAATGGAGGAAAACCTACAATTCAAGGAGGTGGATTCCATCTTCCAAGCGGCGAACAATTTGTTATCCAACTCCCTAACCATTGGGCCGGTCGAATCTGGGGTAGACAAGGCTGCTGTTTCGACGAAACAACTGGAAAAGGCACGTGTCAAACCGGAGACTGCGGCGGCCAGTTGAAATGCAAAGGAACTGGTGGTGTCCCTCCAGCTACACTTGTTGAAATGACACTTGGAACCTCAGACTCACCTTTGCATTACTATGATGTTAGTTTAGTTGACGGTTTTAACCTTCCTATGTCAATGAAGCCTGCTGGTGTTGGTGGTGGTGGAGGTGGTTGTGGTGATGCTGCTTGTGCAGCTGATTTGAACGGTTGTTGTCCTTCTTCACTTGTTGTGAAACATGATGGGAAAGTTGTGGGGTGTAAAAGTGCTTGTTTGGCTACGAAATCAGATAAGTATTGTTGCACTGGTGAATTTGCTGATCCGAAAAGTTGCAAACCTACTATGTTTGCTCGTGTTTTTAAGAGTGTTTGTCCTAGAGCTTATACCTATGCTTATGATGATTTAACTGGGCTTATGTCTTGTTTGGCAAATCGGTATGCCATTACATTTTGCCCTCCTCCATGA